One region of Anaerolineae bacterium genomic DNA includes:
- a CDS encoding sensor histidine kinase KdpD yields the protein MNKERARPDPDELLTLVQKEEKEQARGKLKIFLGYAAGVGKTYAMLEAAHQRLTEGVDLVVAYVETHGRAETETLLQGLEIIPRQQIEYRHVILTEMDIDAVLARRPQLALVDELAHTNAPGSRHARRYQDVLELLDTGIDVYTTLNIQHLESLNDVVVQITSVTVRETVPDRLLDEAHEIELIDLPLDELLQRLEEGKVYVPEQAAQAIRKFFRPGNLSALRELALRRAADRIDEQMRAYMQAHAIAGPWPAGERLLVCVSPSPLSERLVRTARRLAVRLNAEWFAVYVETPGHAQMSHAGRDRVARNLQLAELLGAKTMIVSGRSAAEAIVDFAQTHNIATIVIGKPLRPRWVELLRGPVVDRIIRQSGDLDIYVISSATAEKLPDVQHKLVGKQPFHWQGYVQSAGLVALTTLLGVPLRPFIEPTNLVMLYLLAVVMAAIWLGRHPAMLASFLSVVAFNYVFVPPYYTYVVSDAQFLLTFAALLVVGIVISTLTAQARDQARAAQRRQAHTAALYELSRDLAAAIEPEDIAQIVITHIGQLLACRATILLPQQKTLHPCCNNNDFDLDDNELAVAAWVLQHNQPAGRGTDTLAGAKNSYLPLEAAQHIVGVLGIGRDKNADPLTPEQWRLLESFAHQGAQALRRVQLAEEARQARLLRETEQLQTALLNSISHDLRTPLASITGALSSLRDDAPFLDETGRNVLVSTAWEQADRLNNLVGNLLQMTRMEAGGMKVKPELCDIQDMIGVALAQLGNRLDERPINIDIPDNLPLIPLDIVLMVQVLVNLLDNTLKYSPPQEPITIRANLIESELVLQVIDKGPGIPDPELERIFGKFYRLERPDDVGGTGLGLSISKGIVEAHNGRIWAKNRDGGGAIFSLAVPVIQQESMKERL from the coding sequence ATGAATAAAGAACGCGCCCGCCCAGACCCAGACGAGTTATTAACCCTGGTTCAAAAAGAAGAAAAAGAACAGGCTCGCGGCAAACTCAAAATATTTTTGGGGTATGCCGCCGGGGTGGGCAAAACTTACGCCATGCTGGAAGCCGCGCACCAGCGCCTGACCGAAGGCGTTGATTTGGTGGTGGCCTATGTCGAGACGCATGGCCGGGCTGAAACCGAAACCCTGCTACAAGGGTTAGAAATCATCCCCCGCCAACAGATCGAATATCGCCACGTAATCCTGACCGAGATGGATATTGACGCGGTGCTGGCCCGTCGTCCCCAACTGGCGTTGGTGGATGAACTGGCCCATACCAACGCCCCCGGCTCGCGCCACGCCAGACGGTATCAAGATGTGCTGGAACTGCTCGACACCGGGATAGACGTTTACACTACGCTGAACATTCAACACCTGGAAAGCCTTAACGATGTCGTGGTCCAAATCACGAGCGTCACAGTGCGCGAAACCGTGCCGGATCGTTTGCTGGATGAAGCGCATGAGATTGAGTTGATTGACCTGCCCCTTGACGAATTATTACAGCGCCTGGAGGAGGGTAAAGTTTACGTGCCGGAGCAGGCGGCGCAGGCTATCCGCAAGTTTTTCCGCCCAGGTAATCTGTCGGCGCTGCGCGAACTGGCCTTACGCCGGGCCGCCGACCGGATTGATGAGCAGATGCGGGCCTACATGCAAGCCCACGCTATTGCCGGGCCGTGGCCGGCAGGGGAGCGCTTGCTGGTGTGCGTCAGCCCCAGCCCGTTGAGCGAACGGTTGGTACGAACCGCCCGGCGGCTGGCTGTTCGCCTCAACGCCGAATGGTTTGCCGTGTATGTTGAAACGCCCGGCCACGCCCAAATGTCGCATGCCGGCCGTGACCGGGTGGCCCGCAATTTGCAGTTAGCCGAGTTGTTAGGAGCCAAAACCATGATCGTTTCGGGCCGGTCCGCTGCCGAAGCCATTGTGGACTTTGCCCAAACCCACAATATTGCCACCATTGTAATCGGTAAACCGCTGCGCCCGCGTTGGGTTGAATTGCTGCGAGGTCCGGTTGTTGACCGGATTATCCGGCAAAGCGGCGACCTTGATATTTATGTTATCAGCAGCGCCACGGCAGAAAAACTGCCGGATGTTCAACATAAGTTAGTCGGCAAACAACCCTTTCATTGGCAGGGTTATGTCCAGAGCGCCGGGCTGGTGGCGCTGACTACGCTATTGGGGGTTCCCCTGCGCCCGTTTATAGAACCAACCAATCTGGTGATGCTCTACCTGCTGGCGGTGGTGATGGCGGCCATCTGGCTGGGCCGGCACCCGGCGATGTTGGCCTCATTTTTAAGCGTGGTAGCCTTTAATTATGTTTTTGTGCCGCCCTACTACACCTATGTGGTGTCCGACGCTCAATTTTTGCTGACCTTTGCCGCGCTGCTGGTGGTCGGCATTGTCATCAGCACTTTGACGGCCCAGGCCCGCGACCAGGCCAGAGCCGCCCAACGCCGCCAGGCCCATACCGCCGCGCTTTACGAACTGAGCCGCGACCTGGCTGCCGCCATTGAGCCGGAAGATATTGCCCAAATTGTGATCACGCATATTGGCCAGCTATTAGCCTGCCGGGCCACCATCCTGCTACCACAACAGAAAACTTTGCACCCCTGTTGCAACAACAATGACTTTGACCTGGATGACAACGAACTGGCGGTGGCAGCGTGGGTTTTGCAGCACAACCAACCGGCGGGACGCGGCACCGACACTCTGGCTGGGGCCAAAAATAGCTACCTGCCCTTAGAGGCCGCGCAGCATATTGTGGGGGTTTTGGGCATTGGTAGAGATAAAAATGCCGATCCCTTGACCCCGGAACAATGGCGTTTGTTAGAATCCTTTGCCCACCAGGGAGCGCAAGCCCTGCGACGGGTGCAACTGGCCGAAGAAGCGCGCCAGGCCCGGTTGCTCCGAGAAACCGAACAACTGCAAACCGCTCTGCTAAATTCCATCTCGCACGACCTGCGCACGCCGCTAGCCTCCATCACCGGCGCATTAAGCAGCCTGCGCGACGACGCGCCATTTCTGGATGAAACCGGGCGCAACGTCCTGGTTAGCACCGCCTGGGAGCAAGCCGACCGGCTGAACAATTTGGTGGGCAACTTACTCCAGATGACTCGCATGGAGGCCGGAGGTATGAAGGTTAAACCAGAATTGTGCGATATACAAGATATGATTGGTGTAGCATTAGCCCAACTGGGCAACCGGCTGGATGAACGCCCGATCAATATTGACATACCCGATAACCTGCCCTTGATTCCGCTGGACATAGTCTTGATGGTGCAGGTGTTGGTCAACTTATTGGATAACACTCTAAAATATTCTCCGCCTCAAGAACCAATAACCATCCGCGCCAACCTGATTGAATCCGAACTGGTTTTACAGGTTATTGATAAGGGCCCCGGCATACCTGACCCGGAACTGGAACGCATTTTTGGCAAGTTTTATCGCCTGGAGCGTCCCGATGATGTGGGAGGCACCGGGTTAGGATTATCCATCAGCAAAGGCATTGTGGAAGCGCACAATGGCCGTATCTGGGCTAAAAACAGGGACGGTGGGGGCGCAATATTTAGCCTTGCCGTGCCCGTGATCCAACAAGAAAGTATGAAAGAAAGATTATGA
- a CDS encoding response regulator gives MSENGPRILVVDDEKAIRRFLKTSLTANGYAVFEAANGADALTAVVSHRPDAVILDLGLPDMDGTQVTARLREWTRLPIIILSVRGQETDKITALDAGADDYLTKPFGVGELMARIRVALRRTASNGQTESVFTTDDLEVDLARRLVKIDGHEIQLTPTEYDLLRVLVNDAGKVLTHQYLLRKVWGMGYEAEAHLLRVNISNLRRKLEQNPARPRYILTEPGVGYRLHVEA, from the coding sequence ATGAGCGAAAACGGTCCCCGTATATTGGTGGTTGATGATGAAAAAGCGATTCGCCGCTTTCTAAAAACTTCGCTAACGGCCAACGGTTACGCCGTGTTTGAGGCTGCAAACGGCGCCGACGCTTTGACGGCGGTGGTTAGTCACCGCCCCGATGCGGTAATTTTGGATTTGGGATTACCGGATATGGATGGCACTCAAGTTACAGCACGGCTGCGAGAATGGACCCGCTTGCCTATCATCATCCTCTCGGTGCGCGGGCAGGAAACCGACAAAATTACGGCGCTGGATGCCGGAGCCGACGATTACCTGACCAAACCCTTTGGCGTGGGCGAATTGATGGCCCGCATCCGGGTGGCCCTACGTCGCACGGCGAGTAATGGCCAGACCGAGTCAGTGTTCACCACCGACGATTTGGAGGTTGATCTGGCGCGACGGTTGGTGAAAATTGACGGTCATGAGATACAACTTACTCCCACAGAATACGATTTGTTACGGGTACTGGTCAACGATGCCGGGAAGGTACTGACCCACCAATATCTGTTGCGAAAAGTGTGGGGCATGGGTTACGAAGCCGAGGCACACCTGCTGCGGGTCAACATCAGCAACTTGCGTCGCAAATTAGAACAAAATCCGGCCCGACCCCGCTACATCCTTACGGAACCAGGGGTTGGTTACCGCTTGCACGTTGAGGCTTAG
- a CDS encoding ATP-binding cassette domain-containing protein — protein sequence MTNSSALVVVENLVKHYPVKQGLVFQRQMGVVRAVDGISFTIECGQTLGLVGESGCGKTTAGRTMLGLYPPTAGMVKIDGHEVASAKGKELLAIRRKAQMIFQDPYASLNPRWTVNAIVSEPLRVHKLIKTDKERSERVKELINLVGLNGRLVNRFPHEFSGGQRQRIGIARALASDPLFIVCDEPISALDVSIQAQVVNLLEDLQDRFGLTYLFVAHDLSMVRHICDRVAVMYLGCIVELGERNELYENPLHPYTQALFSAVPIPDPKKDRARRRVILGGDVPSPINPPPGCRFHPRCPIAVPRCSTDLPEWREIAPEHWVACHQV from the coding sequence ATGACCAACTCGTCGGCGCTGGTAGTGGTTGAAAATTTGGTCAAACATTACCCGGTCAAACAGGGCCTGGTCTTTCAGCGCCAAATGGGCGTGGTGCGGGCCGTGGATGGAATTTCTTTTACCATTGAGTGCGGCCAAACCCTGGGCCTGGTTGGCGAAAGCGGCTGCGGCAAAACCACCGCCGGCCGCACCATGCTGGGCCTGTACCCCCCCACCGCCGGCATGGTCAAAATTGACGGGCACGAGGTGGCCTCGGCCAAAGGGAAGGAATTGCTGGCCATTCGCCGCAAAGCCCAGATGATTTTTCAAGACCCCTACGCCTCGCTCAATCCCCGCTGGACCGTGAATGCCATTGTCAGCGAGCCGCTGCGGGTGCACAAATTGATCAAAACCGATAAAGAGCGTTCTGAGCGGGTCAAAGAATTGATCAACCTGGTGGGCCTGAACGGCCGCCTGGTCAATCGTTTTCCGCACGAGTTCTCCGGCGGCCAGCGCCAGCGCATTGGCATTGCCCGCGCCCTGGCTTCAGACCCCTTGTTCATTGTGTGCGATGAACCCATTTCGGCGCTGGATGTTTCCATTCAGGCCCAGGTCGTCAACCTGCTGGAGGATTTGCAAGACCGCTTTGGCCTGACCTACTTGTTTGTGGCGCACGACTTAAGCATGGTGCGGCACATCTGCGACCGGGTGGCGGTGATGTACCTGGGTTGCATTGTGGAGTTGGGCGAGCGCAATGAGTTGTACGAAAACCCGCTGCACCCCTACACCCAGGCCCTGTTTTCGGCCGTGCCCATCCCTGATCCCAAAAAAGACCGCGCCCGCCGGCGCGTTATTTTAGGCGGCGATGTCCCCAGCCCCATTAACCCCCCGCCGGGATGTCGTTTTCACCCGCGTTGCCCCATAGCTGTGCCCCGGTGCAGCACCGATCTCCCGGAATGGCGCGAGATTGCGCCGGAGCATTGGGTCGCCTGCCACCAAGTTTAG
- a CDS encoding ABC transporter ATP-binding protein — translation MPWTRAAGPFERIVKENQTLLKVSDLRTRFHTPEGVVFAVNGISFHLDESETLAIVGESGCGKSVSMMSLLQLIPIPPGQIVSGTAVYRGEDLLKKSESQMEDVRGKEIAMIFQDPMTSLNPVLTIGKQITESLCTHLGMDQALAERRAVELLERVGISDAKQRLNDYPHQFSGGQRQRVMIAMALACEPKVLIADEPTTALDVTIQAQIVELVAQLRDQSHMAIVWITHDLGVVAGLAHRVIVMYAGYIVEEAGVDDLYERPKHPYTLALLAALPRVDRKRDRRLKSIPGAPPNLLVEPRGCPFAPRCEFFFDRCEAENPPLNRIEPAHAVACWLHLNGASL, via the coding sequence GCCGGACCGTTTGAGAGAATTGTGAAGGAAAATCAAACCCTGCTAAAAGTTTCTGACCTGCGCACCCGCTTTCACACGCCCGAGGGGGTGGTTTTTGCCGTCAACGGCATCTCCTTTCACCTTGATGAGAGCGAAACCCTGGCCATTGTGGGCGAGAGCGGCTGTGGCAAATCGGTGAGCATGATGTCCCTGCTCCAGTTGATTCCCATCCCCCCTGGCCAGATTGTCAGCGGCACGGCCGTTTACCGGGGCGAAGATTTGTTGAAAAAGAGCGAAAGCCAGATGGAAGATGTGCGGGGCAAAGAAATTGCCATGATATTTCAGGACCCGATGACGTCTTTGAACCCGGTGCTGACCATAGGCAAACAGATCACCGAGTCACTGTGTACGCATTTGGGGATGGATCAAGCCCTCGCTGAACGCCGGGCCGTGGAATTACTGGAACGGGTGGGCATCTCCGACGCCAAGCAGCGCCTGAATGATTATCCCCACCAATTCTCCGGCGGCCAGCGCCAGCGGGTAATGATTGCCATGGCCCTGGCCTGCGAACCCAAAGTGCTGATTGCCGACGAACCGACCACGGCCCTGGATGTTACCATTCAGGCTCAGATTGTGGAATTGGTGGCTCAACTGCGCGACCAGTCGCACATGGCCATTGTTTGGATTACGCATGATCTGGGCGTGGTGGCCGGGCTGGCCCACCGGGTGATTGTTATGTACGCCGGTTACATTGTGGAAGAGGCGGGGGTGGATGACCTGTACGAACGTCCCAAACATCCCTACACCCTGGCTCTGTTGGCCGCCTTGCCGCGCGTGGATCGCAAAAGGGATCGCCGTCTCAAATCCATCCCTGGCGCGCCGCCCAATCTGCTGGTGGAACCCCGGGGCTGTCCTTTTGCCCCGCGCTGCGAATTTTTCTTTGACCGCTGCGAGGCCGAAAATCCGCCTTTGAACCGGATTGAACCGGCGCATGCTGTGGCCTGCTGGCTGCATCTTAATGGAGCGTCCCTATGA